CTCAAACCGCCGCGCCCCGGGACGCCACGGCCGCAGGCCGTGCCGACGAGCGAGACCGCACGCCAGGCACTGCTGGGCAATACGGCTCCGGCCCGACCGCAGGCCGAACGATCCTCGGCCAGCCGCAGCGAGCGGATATTCCTGAAACGTGCCGGGGTGGAGCAGGTACAGCCCGGCATTCGCACTATCATCGACCGCGAAATGACCCAGGTGGCACAAAAGGGCGAAGGCTTCACCGACAAGATCCTGTTCTGGCAGAACAAGCGGCCTCCGGGCGAAGTGGTCGATGCCGGCAAGGAAGCAGAACGCATCAAGGAGGCACAGGCCAAGGGCCTGGCGCCCAGCGGCCAGGGCGTGCCGGTAATCAAGAGGCGCAAGCGGGCGCTGCTAGAGAACGTTTTTTAGCACCGGGTTGGCC
This window of the Alphaproteobacteria bacterium genome carries:
- a CDS encoding DUF3035 domain-containing protein, whose product is MKLRYLLLPIFALLSLSACSGVRDELGLTKKAPDEFTVVTKAPLIRPPDYTLKPPRPGTPRPQAVPTSETARQALLGNTAPARPQAERSSASRSERIFLKRAGVEQVQPGIRTIIDREMTQVAQKGEGFTDKILFWQNKRPPGEVVDAGKEAERIKEAQAKGLAPSGQGVPVIKRRKRALLENVF